A part of Paenibacillus sp. 481 genomic DNA contains:
- a CDS encoding aminopeptidase, translating to MTTLAQNLEKYAQLIVKVGVNVQPDQDVCVTCSIEMASLARLVAKKAYDAGARYVHIDWTDEEMSRLTFEKSADDVFLQYPQWETAKRNEYAEKGAAFISIVSPNPDLLKGIDAQRIGNYQKSAGKGLENFRRYIQADKVSWTVVAASTPNWAAKVFPDAPVAEAIDKLWAAIFESVRLNNEDPVKAWEEHNTTLHKKVDVLNSKHFRKLHYKAPGTDLVIELPSKHLWVGAGSTNERDVPFMANMPTEEVFTAPQKDGVNGYVSSTKPLSYGGNLIDNFKLTFENGRIVKIEAEQGQDILQQLIDTDEGSRFLGEVALVPHESPISQSNVLFYNTLFDENASNHLAIGSGYAFNIEGGKTMSQEELAANGLNTSISHVDFMIGSAEMDIDGIHEDGTVEPLFRKGNWAI from the coding sequence ATGACTACTTTGGCACAAAATTTAGAGAAGTACGCTCAACTCATCGTCAAGGTCGGCGTCAATGTTCAACCCGATCAGGACGTCTGTGTTACATGCTCAATCGAGATGGCATCATTAGCACGACTCGTGGCCAAAAAAGCTTACGATGCCGGTGCAAGATATGTCCATATTGATTGGACCGATGAGGAAATGTCACGTCTGACATTTGAAAAGTCCGCTGACGATGTATTTTTGCAATATCCACAATGGGAAACCGCAAAACGCAATGAGTACGCGGAAAAAGGCGCTGCCTTTATTTCGATCGTTTCCCCTAACCCTGATTTGTTGAAGGGGATTGATGCACAGCGGATCGGTAATTATCAGAAGAGCGCTGGCAAAGGTCTTGAGAACTTCCGTCGTTACATTCAAGCGGATAAAGTGAGCTGGACTGTAGTCGCAGCTTCTACTCCTAATTGGGCAGCGAAGGTGTTCCCTGACGCACCTGTTGCAGAAGCGATTGATAAGCTGTGGGCAGCTATTTTTGAATCGGTTCGTCTGAACAACGAAGATCCGGTCAAAGCGTGGGAAGAGCACAATACAACGCTGCACAAAAAAGTAGACGTGTTGAACAGCAAACACTTCCGCAAGTTGCACTACAAAGCGCCAGGTACGGATCTCGTGATCGAGCTGCCGTCGAAGCATCTCTGGGTCGGCGCAGGCAGTACTAATGAGCGCGACGTTCCATTTATGGCTAACATGCCGACTGAAGAAGTGTTTACTGCCCCACAAAAAGATGGCGTAAATGGCTACGTATCAAGCACGAAGCCGCTTAGCTATGGCGGCAACCTGATTGACAATTTTAAGCTAACGTTTGAGAACGGGCGTATCGTGAAGATCGAAGCTGAGCAAGGCCAAGACATTTTGCAACAGCTAATCGATACAGACGAAGGCTCCCGCTTCTTGGGCGAAGTGGCGCTTGTGCCACATGAGTCCCCGATTTCGCAATCCAACGTGTTGTTCTATAACACGCTGTTTGATGAAAATGCATCGAATCACCTTGCTATTGGTAGCGGATACGCGTTCAACATTGAAGGTGGCAAGACGATGTCACAAGAAGAACTAGCAGCAAATGGTCTTAACACGAGCATTTCGCACGTTGACTTTATGATTGGTTCCGCAGAGATGGACATTGACGGTATTCATGAAGATGGTACGGTCGAGCCACTATTCCGCAAAGGGAACTGGGCTATATAA